In Alphaproteobacteria bacterium, one genomic interval encodes:
- a CDS encoding 30S ribosomal protein S10, translating into MEDQIIRIRLKAFDSRVLDQSTKEIVHTAKRTGGVVRGPIPLPTRISKFTVNRSPHIDKKSREQFEMRTHKRMIDIVEWTPQTVDALMKLELASGVDIEIKL; encoded by the coding sequence ATGGAAGATCAAATTATTAGAATCCGACTTAAGGCTTTTGACAGCCGCGTGTTAGATCAATCGACAAAAGAAATTGTACATACAGCTAAGCGCACAGGTGGTGTCGTTCGTGGCCCTATACCGTTGCCGACACGCATTAGCAAGTTTACTGTTAATAGATCTCCCCACATTGACAAAAAGTCTCGTGAGCAATTTGAGATGCGGACACACAAACGCATGATTGATATCGTTGAGTGGACACCGCAAACAGTAGATGCCCTGATGAAGCTTGAGCTTGCTTCTGGTGTGGACATCGAGATTAAACTTTAG
- a CDS encoding 50S ribosomal protein L3, translating into MRTGLLAKKLGMTQIFTENGEMIPVTMLHVSSRVLGTASVEKNGYTSVQVGFGSKKASRVNKPLKGWYAKIKQEPCEKVAEFRVDADGHLEVGAELKPSHFEDGQFVDVCATSIGKGFAGAMKRWNFSGLRASHGVSIAHRSHGSTGQCQDPGKVFKGKKMAGRLGAERVTIQSLRVVKSDDEAGILFVKGAVPGHKGAIVRVSDAIKKVSAAKKVS; encoded by the coding sequence ATGAGAACAGGATTACTCGCAAAAAAGCTTGGCATGACTCAAATCTTCACTGAAAACGGTGAAATGATTCCTGTAACAATGCTGCATGTTTCTAGCCGCGTGCTTGGAACTGCTTCTGTTGAAAAAAATGGCTACACATCTGTTCAAGTTGGCTTTGGCTCTAAGAAAGCTTCTCGGGTTAATAAGCCTCTTAAAGGGTGGTATGCAAAAATCAAACAAGAGCCGTGTGAGAAAGTTGCTGAATTCCGGGTTGATGCGGATGGTCACCTAGAGGTGGGCGCTGAATTGAAGCCGAGCCACTTTGAAGATGGACAATTTGTTGATGTATGCGCAACTTCTATTGGTAAAGGTTTTGCCGGTGCGATGAAGCGTTGGAATTTTTCTGGTTTGCGTGCGAGCCATGGTGTTTCGATTGCGCACCGTTCACACGGGTCGACAGGTCAGTGTCAAGACCCAGGTAAGGTTTTTAAAGGTAAGAAAATGGCGGGCCGATTGGGCGCTGAGCGTGTGACAATTCAAAGTTTGCGCGTTGTGAAGTCCGATGATGAAGCTGGCATTCTCTTTGTTAAAGGGGCCGTTCCTGGTCATAAAGGGGCGATCGTTCGGGTGAGCGATGCCATCAAAAAAGTTAGTGCAGCTAAGAAGGTATCGTAA